The following coding sequences lie in one Hyalangium ruber genomic window:
- a CDS encoding DoxX family protein: MEALSQRGILDVNAVPQSQAVTGARKAQWAGRLMSGLAILFLAFDALGKVLGLPPFIQGTTELGYAASAVFGLGLVQSLCVALYVVPRTSVLGAILLTGWFGGAIATHVRMGNPLFSHTLFPVYVALLVWGGLSLRNARLRALLSMRVRE; this comes from the coding sequence ATGGAAGCCCTCTCGCAGCGTGGAATCCTCGATGTGAACGCAGTCCCCCAGTCCCAGGCCGTGACTGGCGCACGGAAGGCGCAGTGGGCCGGTCGACTGATGAGCGGCCTGGCGATCCTCTTCCTGGCGTTCGATGCCCTGGGCAAGGTGCTCGGGCTGCCCCCCTTCATTCAGGGCACCACCGAGCTGGGGTACGCGGCGAGCGCCGTCTTCGGGCTGGGGCTCGTCCAGTCCCTGTGCGTCGCGCTCTATGTGGTTCCGCGCACCTCGGTGCTGGGCGCCATCCTGCTCACGGGCTGGTTCGGCGGCGCGATCGCCACCCACGTGCGCATGGGCAACCCCCTGTTCAGCCATACGCTGTTTCCCGTCTACGTGGCGCTCCTGGTCTGGGGCGGCCTCTCTCTGCGCAATGCCCGCCTGCGCGCGCTCCTCTCGATGCGAGTTCGTGAGTGA
- a CDS encoding M16 family metallopeptidase codes for MSPFTRASLALTATLWFGGCASTPQPTPTPEPQATPAPAPTTAPASSPTAQAPVAVPAVPLKQPAPMELVIQTNPQNPIVSFRLVFRAGSIDDPKGKEGLTALTATLLAEGGTRELTSAQLLEALFPMAAELQVLPDKEFTTFSGRVHKDFLPRFLKIFTDVLLEPRYEKSEFERLRTDALNTVRNQLRNENDERLGQVALDALLYRGHPYAHFVGGTVKGLESLTLEDVKAHARRIFTQDRLVIGLAGPVDEALKQSLTSRLSALPATGAPRVELPPVQPMPGRAVVLQKPTSSTAVSMGYVTPLRRGDPDFFPVAFALSYLGEHRQSHGVLFQELREKRGLNYGNYAYAEHFAEQPGTTFNRTNIARTQQDITLWVRPVVPTHAVFATHGAVYYLDRLVRQGMSRDAFEQSRGFLLSYTRLWEQTDQRRLGYAIDSRFYGTPDFLEQYRKALTDMTPEAVQEAVRRRLSPSALSFAFVTQDAPALVSALKSPTPAPITYASPKQPELLAEDKAILLHPLPLRTDAIEVLSASDFMEQ; via the coding sequence ATGAGCCCCTTCACCCGAGCCTCCCTCGCCCTCACCGCCACGCTGTGGTTCGGCGGCTGCGCCAGCACGCCCCAGCCCACGCCCACGCCCGAGCCCCAGGCCACCCCTGCTCCGGCGCCGACTACCGCACCCGCCTCCTCTCCCACGGCCCAGGCTCCCGTAGCCGTGCCGGCCGTGCCCCTGAAGCAGCCCGCGCCCATGGAGTTGGTCATTCAGACCAACCCCCAGAATCCCATCGTCAGCTTCCGGCTCGTCTTCCGTGCCGGCTCCATCGACGACCCGAAGGGCAAGGAGGGCCTCACCGCGCTCACCGCCACCCTTCTTGCGGAGGGCGGCACCCGGGAGCTCACCTCCGCGCAGTTGCTGGAGGCGCTCTTCCCCATGGCCGCCGAGCTGCAAGTCCTGCCCGACAAGGAGTTCACCACCTTCTCCGGCCGCGTCCACAAGGACTTCCTGCCGCGCTTCCTGAAGATCTTCACCGATGTGCTGCTCGAGCCCCGCTATGAGAAAAGCGAGTTCGAGCGGCTGCGCACCGACGCGCTCAACACCGTCCGCAACCAGCTGCGCAACGAGAACGACGAGCGGCTGGGCCAGGTCGCCCTCGACGCGCTCCTCTACCGGGGACACCCGTACGCGCACTTCGTGGGCGGCACCGTGAAGGGACTCGAGTCCCTCACCCTGGAGGACGTGAAGGCCCACGCCCGCCGCATCTTCACCCAGGACCGGCTCGTCATCGGACTGGCCGGTCCCGTGGACGAGGCGCTGAAGCAGTCCCTCACCTCGCGCCTGTCCGCGCTGCCCGCCACCGGAGCTCCTCGGGTGGAGCTGCCCCCCGTGCAGCCCATGCCGGGCCGCGCGGTCGTCCTCCAGAAGCCTACCTCCTCCACCGCCGTCTCCATGGGCTACGTGACACCCCTGCGCCGAGGTGACCCGGACTTCTTCCCGGTGGCCTTCGCCCTCTCGTACCTGGGCGAGCACCGCCAGTCCCATGGCGTGCTCTTCCAGGAACTGCGTGAGAAACGCGGCCTCAACTACGGCAACTACGCCTACGCCGAGCACTTCGCCGAACAGCCCGGCACCACCTTCAACCGCACCAACATCGCCCGCACCCAGCAGGACATCACCCTCTGGGTACGCCCGGTGGTGCCCACCCATGCCGTCTTCGCCACCCACGGCGCCGTGTACTACCTCGACCGGCTCGTCCGTCAGGGCATGTCGCGCGACGCGTTCGAGCAGTCTCGCGGCTTCCTGCTGAGCTACACGCGACTGTGGGAGCAGACGGACCAGCGCCGCCTGGGCTACGCCATCGACTCGCGCTTCTATGGCACGCCGGACTTCCTCGAGCAGTACCGCAAGGCGCTCACCGACATGACGCCCGAGGCCGTCCAGGAGGCCGTGCGCCGCCGCCTGTCTCCTTCGGCGCTCAGCTTCGCCTTCGTCACCCAGGATGCGCCGGCGCTCGTGTCCGCGCTGAAGTCCCCGACGCCCGCGCCCATCACCTACGCCTCCCCCAAGCAGCCCGAGCTGCTCGCTGAGGACAAGGCCATCCTCCTGCATCCGCTGCCGCTGCGGACGGACGCCATCGAGGTCCTCTCCGCCAGCGACTTCATGGAGCAGTAG
- a CDS encoding M16 family metallopeptidase, translating into MQRLLPLLLLLLAPALPAAAQARDDVFPYALKTERLPNGLTVVRVPFRSPGLVAYYSVVRVGSRNEVEPGKTGFAHFFEHMMFKGTKKHPEGERDRIVASYGFDDNAFTTDDFTVYHAYGPTAGLDALIELEADRFRNLEYAEPSFRTEALAVLGEYHKNESRPELKMEERLLGTAFQKHTYRHTTLGFYEDIKAMPEAYAYSRSFFERWYTPDNTIIFIVGDFDDAAVMKAIQEHYGPWARKAAQLNMPTEPPQKEKRTAHIDWASSTLPRHVLAWHTPAGSLTTPSAAIQSVLAAYLVGPTSPLYKELVLEKQLAEFIGSDFYPHRDPHLLNLIATLKAEDNRAAVDAALTRAVRELASGKVDAARVKAIQSNIRYGLLMNLEAPDDVGVQLALYAGIFGTPDALSRHLQNVSRVQPEQLVAFARSYLVDTNLTVLTLTPANGGKQ; encoded by the coding sequence ATGCAACGACTCCTACCCCTCCTCCTGCTCCTGCTGGCCCCGGCCCTCCCCGCCGCTGCCCAGGCGCGAGACGATGTCTTCCCCTACGCCCTGAAGACCGAGCGTCTGCCCAACGGGCTGACCGTCGTGCGAGTGCCCTTCCGCTCGCCCGGCCTCGTGGCCTACTACTCCGTCGTGCGCGTGGGCTCGCGCAACGAGGTGGAGCCTGGCAAGACGGGCTTCGCTCACTTCTTCGAGCACATGATGTTCAAGGGCACGAAGAAGCACCCCGAGGGAGAGCGCGATCGCATCGTCGCCTCCTACGGCTTCGACGACAACGCCTTCACCACCGACGACTTCACCGTCTACCACGCCTACGGCCCCACCGCCGGGCTCGACGCCCTCATCGAGCTGGAGGCAGACCGCTTCCGCAACCTCGAGTACGCCGAGCCCTCCTTCCGCACGGAGGCGCTCGCGGTGCTCGGCGAGTACCACAAGAACGAATCTCGCCCGGAGCTGAAGATGGAGGAGCGCCTGCTGGGCACCGCCTTCCAGAAGCACACCTACCGGCACACCACCCTCGGCTTCTATGAGGACATCAAGGCCATGCCGGAGGCCTACGCCTACAGCCGCAGCTTCTTCGAGCGCTGGTACACCCCGGACAACACGATCATCTTCATCGTCGGCGACTTCGATGACGCGGCCGTCATGAAGGCCATCCAGGAGCACTATGGCCCCTGGGCGCGCAAGGCGGCCCAGCTCAACATGCCCACCGAGCCTCCCCAGAAGGAGAAGCGCACCGCGCACATCGACTGGGCCTCCAGCACCCTGCCCCGCCACGTGCTCGCCTGGCACACCCCCGCGGGCTCGCTCACCACCCCCAGCGCCGCCATCCAGTCCGTGCTCGCCGCCTACCTCGTGGGCCCCACCAGCCCGCTCTACAAAGAGCTCGTGCTCGAGAAGCAGCTCGCCGAGTTCATCGGTAGCGACTTCTACCCGCACCGGGATCCCCACCTCCTCAACCTCATCGCCACCCTCAAGGCCGAGGACAACCGCGCCGCCGTGGACGCCGCCCTCACCCGCGCCGTCCGCGAGCTGGCCTCCGGCAAGGTGGACGCAGCGCGTGTGAAGGCCATCCAGAGCAACATCCGCTACGGCCTCCTCATGAACCTCGAGGCGCCCGATGACGTCGGCGTCCAGCTCGCCTTGTACGCCGGCATCTTCGGCACTCCGGACGCGCTCTCCCGCCACCTCCAGAACGTCTCCCGCGTCCAACCCGAGCAGCTCGTCGCCTTCGCCCGCTCCTACCTCGTCGACACCAACCTCACCGTCCTCACCCTGACGCCCGCCAACGGAGGGAAGCAGTGA
- a CDS encoding alpha/beta fold hydrolase → MNQVISKDGTPIAYEKLGSGPALILVDGALCSRRFGPMPKLAPLLAQRFTVFVYDRRGRGDSGDTQPYAKERELEDLDALIQAAGGSAFVVGLSSGGALALEAAASGLNIQKLVAYEPPYVAQHDARHAQAHHEAQLQRLLAEGRRGHAVKYFMRDMVGAPGFMVVMMQLMRGVWKKLEAVAHTLPYDARIMGDFSIPKTRFASIKVPSLVMYGGKTDAKLKMAAEAIADIVPGARRRTLDGQTHNVNPKVLTPAVVEYFTA, encoded by the coding sequence ATGAACCAGGTGATATCGAAGGATGGCACTCCCATCGCTTACGAGAAGCTCGGCTCGGGCCCTGCGCTCATCCTCGTGGATGGAGCCCTGTGCAGCCGGAGGTTCGGGCCCATGCCGAAGCTCGCTCCGCTCCTCGCGCAGCGCTTCACGGTGTTCGTGTACGACCGCCGGGGCCGCGGAGACAGCGGCGACACGCAGCCGTACGCGAAGGAGCGCGAGCTCGAGGACCTCGACGCGCTCATCCAGGCCGCGGGGGGCTCCGCGTTCGTGGTGGGGTTGTCCTCCGGTGGCGCCCTCGCGCTGGAGGCCGCGGCGAGCGGGCTGAACATCCAGAAGCTGGTGGCCTACGAGCCTCCGTACGTCGCACAGCATGACGCGCGCCATGCGCAGGCCCACCACGAAGCCCAGCTCCAGCGGCTCCTCGCCGAAGGCCGCCGGGGCCATGCCGTGAAGTACTTCATGCGCGACATGGTCGGGGCGCCGGGGTTCATGGTCGTCATGATGCAGCTCATGCGAGGCGTCTGGAAGAAGCTCGAGGCCGTCGCGCACACGCTCCCCTACGACGCCCGCATCATGGGGGACTTCAGCATCCCGAAGACGCGCTTCGCGTCGATCAAGGTCCCGTCGCTCGTCATGTACGGCGGCAAGACCGATGCGAAGCTGAAGATGGCCGCGGAGGCCATCGCGGACATCGTACCTGGGGCGCGGCGCCGCACGCTGGACGGCCAGACGCACAACGTCAACCCGAAGGTGCTCACCCCGGCCGTGGTCGAGTACTTCACCGCCTGA
- a CDS encoding YciI family protein, whose product MRFIVMHKTEPRWEAGAIPDAELISRVGKLMGEFMKAGILLGGEGLRASAQGVRLRFTGGKRTVTKGPFTPSNELPAGFLIVRTASLDEASAWASRYASIVGDVEIDIRPVTEAWDIGMVPMPKELATRRYMLLYKADATSESGRPRPAQQRAKLSALFEEMSGAKVLLTNVGLRPSQQGKRYTFQGDRHSVVDGPFSESKELIAGYAMFQAKSLEEASEWALRYGTAVTTPEVDLRVVEEP is encoded by the coding sequence ATGCGCTTCATCGTCATGCACAAGACCGAGCCTCGCTGGGAGGCAGGCGCCATTCCCGACGCGGAGCTGATCTCCCGGGTCGGCAAGCTCATGGGCGAGTTCATGAAGGCCGGCATCCTGCTCGGCGGCGAGGGGCTGCGCGCGAGCGCTCAGGGCGTGCGGCTGCGGTTCACCGGCGGCAAGCGCACCGTCACGAAGGGGCCGTTCACGCCCTCGAACGAGCTGCCGGCGGGCTTCTTGATCGTCCGCACGGCGTCCCTCGACGAGGCCAGCGCCTGGGCCTCGCGGTACGCGAGTATCGTGGGGGATGTCGAGATCGACATCCGCCCGGTCACCGAGGCGTGGGACATCGGGATGGTGCCGATGCCCAAGGAGCTCGCGACCCGACGCTACATGCTCCTGTACAAGGCCGACGCCACCTCGGAGTCAGGCCGCCCGCGCCCCGCGCAGCAGCGCGCGAAGCTCTCGGCCCTGTTCGAGGAGATGTCGGGCGCCAAGGTCCTGCTCACGAACGTCGGGCTGCGACCGAGTCAGCAGGGCAAGCGCTATACCTTCCAAGGGGATCGACACTCGGTCGTCGATGGCCCGTTCTCCGAATCGAAGGAGCTCATCGCCGGCTACGCGATGTTCCAGGCCAAGTCGCTCGAGGAGGCGTCGGAGTGGGCATTGCGCTACGGCACTGCCGTGACGACGCCCGAGGTGGATCTCCGGGTGGTGGAGGAGCCGTAA
- a CDS encoding sialidase family protein has product MNRCFRLAGVFLLLVGGAASASATKLVFSTQPTKVQAGAVLSPVVVEAKDSLGNVDPGASGTVTIALATPTTSVLSGTLTAQLVNGSATFAALWLTRSGTALRLTATAPGLTSATSAAFDAPAWVPMSEGLPLAHVGELAYSSDGATAYATAGRAFRSTDQGATWTSVLDVGNAQRVVTDPFNPATVIVVTKSDLLMSTDRGDHWTSIKSRLPGWQAASAVAFDANTAGVIYVGRYNGLPAKSTNGGATFSSVQGTGLPPLSASNYPVDMAVDGQSRLYMLMLYEGPYRSDDGGATWTAISSGFARNANGLFQCGTPQRLAADPTQPGSVYFTFATWGNPCASPVWHSTNFGATWSPTAVSGTGATLAIEPSSSALYAATASGLVRSTNGGVTLTQVASGSWSYVALSASSGNFLGVQNGVPVNSQDQGATWAPGAGISGGSISRIAAGAGSPTTVYAVSYYTGLFSSQSGSAWAQSFAAPGAILGVDPTTAGYAYLYGNNQGQEGLYGTADSGQSWSWLEHNISSFACWMSITVDPRDPATLWGGGQDCFGSKYGGVWISSDGGLSWSHLVSDPSFGYWARSVAIDGTDSSTAYFVSKFGARRLVLSSTGGPPTLTDLNPGLSGTARAVSTDPSQHGVVFASTDSGIFKSTNSGATWTLVLNRGSQYPVRFSPSNPQTAYALTFSGTYKTQNGGATWTLLSLPPGVFGADLAIAPANANELYLASESGVWASLTGGE; this is encoded by the coding sequence ATGAATCGCTGCTTCAGGCTCGCCGGTGTCTTCCTCTTACTCGTGGGAGGTGCCGCCAGCGCATCGGCGACGAAGCTCGTGTTCTCGACCCAGCCGACGAAGGTCCAGGCTGGCGCGGTGCTGAGTCCCGTGGTGGTCGAAGCGAAGGACTCGCTTGGGAACGTCGACCCTGGCGCCAGCGGTACGGTGACGATCGCCCTGGCCACGCCGACGACGTCGGTGCTCTCCGGAACCCTCACCGCGCAGCTCGTGAACGGAAGCGCGACCTTCGCCGCGCTGTGGCTCACCCGGAGCGGAACCGCGCTTCGTTTGACTGCCACCGCGCCCGGTCTGACCAGCGCCACGAGTGCCGCCTTCGACGCGCCCGCCTGGGTACCGATGAGCGAAGGGCTGCCGCTCGCCCATGTGGGTGAGCTGGCCTACTCGAGCGATGGAGCGACCGCGTACGCCACCGCGGGCCGCGCGTTCCGCAGCACCGATCAGGGCGCCACCTGGACCTCGGTACTCGACGTGGGCAACGCGCAGCGGGTGGTGACCGATCCGTTCAACCCGGCCACGGTCATCGTCGTGACCAAGAGCGATCTCTTGATGTCGACGGATCGCGGAGACCACTGGACCTCGATCAAGAGCCGGCTGCCCGGTTGGCAGGCGGCGAGCGCGGTCGCTTTCGATGCCAACACTGCCGGCGTGATCTACGTGGGTCGGTACAACGGGCTGCCCGCGAAGAGCACCAATGGAGGCGCGACCTTCAGCTCCGTGCAGGGCACCGGGCTCCCGCCGCTCTCCGCCTCCAACTATCCGGTCGATATGGCCGTGGATGGCCAGTCGCGGCTCTACATGCTGATGCTCTACGAGGGGCCGTACCGCAGCGACGATGGCGGCGCGACCTGGACGGCGATCTCCTCCGGGTTCGCCCGGAACGCCAACGGCCTCTTCCAGTGCGGCACGCCGCAGCGCCTGGCCGCCGACCCCACGCAACCGGGGAGCGTCTATTTCACCTTCGCGACCTGGGGAAATCCGTGCGCGTCGCCGGTGTGGCACAGCACCAACTTCGGAGCGACCTGGTCCCCCACCGCGGTCTCGGGTACCGGCGCCACGCTGGCGATCGAGCCCTCCAGCAGCGCGCTCTATGCGGCGACCGCGAGCGGGCTGGTCCGCTCCACCAACGGCGGGGTGACGCTCACCCAGGTCGCGAGCGGATCCTGGTCCTACGTCGCGCTCAGCGCGAGCAGCGGGAACTTCCTCGGGGTGCAGAACGGGGTGCCGGTGAATTCGCAGGATCAGGGCGCGACCTGGGCCCCGGGGGCCGGGATCTCCGGAGGGTCCATCAGCCGGATCGCGGCGGGTGCGGGCTCGCCGACGACCGTGTACGCGGTGTCGTACTACACCGGCCTGTTCAGCTCGCAGAGCGGTAGCGCGTGGGCGCAGAGCTTCGCCGCGCCGGGCGCGATCCTCGGAGTGGACCCGACGACGGCGGGGTACGCGTACCTCTACGGCAACAACCAGGGCCAGGAGGGTCTCTACGGGACGGCCGATTCGGGCCAGAGCTGGAGCTGGCTCGAACACAACATCTCGTCCTTCGCCTGCTGGATGTCGATCACCGTCGACCCGCGCGACCCCGCGACGCTCTGGGGCGGAGGGCAGGACTGCTTCGGTTCGAAGTACGGAGGGGTCTGGATCTCCTCTGACGGAGGGCTCTCCTGGTCACACCTGGTGAGCGATCCGAGCTTCGGATACTGGGCGCGCTCGGTGGCGATCGATGGGACCGACTCGTCGACCGCTTACTTCGTGTCCAAGTTCGGCGCGCGACGGCTGGTCCTTTCGTCCACCGGAGGACCGCCGACGCTCACCGACCTGAACCCGGGACTCAGCGGCACTGCGCGTGCGGTGTCCACCGATCCCTCGCAGCACGGCGTGGTGTTCGCGAGCACCGACTCGGGCATCTTCAAGAGCACGAACTCGGGAGCCACTTGGACCCTGGTGCTGAACCGTGGCTCGCAGTACCCGGTGCGGTTCAGCCCGAGCAATCCGCAGACGGCCTACGCGCTCACCTTCAGCGGGACCTACAAGACCCAGAACGGCGGAGCCACCTGGACCCTCCTCTCGCTCCCGCCCGGCGTGTTCGGCGCGGATCTCGCGATTGCGCCGGCGAACGCGAACGAGCTGTACCTCGCGTCGGAATCGGGCGTCTGGGCGTCTCTCACCGGAGGCGAGTGA